In Roseisolibacter agri, the following proteins share a genomic window:
- the trhA gene encoding PAQR family membrane homeostasis protein TrhA, protein MTGRAQSGAEEVANAITHGLGLLASAIAVPVLLVRTIPYTDTALDVGMAVFGATLFLMYLTSTLYHAVPHPRAKHLLRTLDHSAIYCLIAGTYTPFLLGALRGAWGWSLLVVIWVLAVLGVTAKWTVGFRFPRLSTAVYLAMGWLILVATVPLVRHVSPSGLAWLVAGGLCYTCGVAFHATDQRLRFGHAVWHLFVAGGSACHYFAVLWHAAPRPA, encoded by the coding sequence GTGACGGGCCGCGCGCAGTCGGGGGCGGAGGAGGTCGCGAACGCGATCACGCACGGCCTGGGGCTGCTCGCGAGCGCGATCGCGGTGCCGGTGCTGCTCGTACGCACGATCCCGTACACCGATACGGCGCTCGACGTCGGCATGGCGGTGTTCGGCGCGACGCTGTTCCTGATGTACCTGACGTCGACGCTCTACCACGCGGTGCCGCATCCGCGCGCGAAGCACCTGCTGCGCACGCTCGACCACTCGGCCATCTACTGCCTGATCGCGGGCACGTACACGCCGTTCCTGCTCGGCGCGCTGCGCGGCGCGTGGGGCTGGTCGCTGCTGGTGGTGATCTGGGTGCTCGCGGTGCTCGGCGTGACGGCCAAGTGGACCGTCGGCTTCCGCTTCCCGCGACTCTCGACCGCCGTGTATCTGGCGATGGGGTGGCTGATCCTCGTCGCCACGGTGCCGCTCGTGCGGCACGTCTCCCCGTCCGGGCTCGCGTGGCTGGTGGCCGGTGGATTGTGCTACACGTGCGGCGTCGCCTTCCACGCGACCGACCAGCGGCTGCGCTTCGGGCACGCGGTGTGGCACCTGTTCGTCGCCGGTGGCAGCGCGTGCCACTATTTCGCGGTGCTCTGGCACGCCGCGCCGCGCCCGGCATGA
- a CDS encoding glucose 1-dehydrogenase, translating to MTDRFRLDGRVAVVTGASKGIGEAIARALAEAGARVVVSSRKQEAVDAVAHAIGQAGGEAMAVACNVGRIDEARALVDRTIAEWGGVDVVVNNAAVNPVYGPVLEQDDAVFDKILAVNVKGPLEVCRRAYASMAARGHGSVINVSSIGGVSPEPGLGLYSVSKAALISLTKVMAQEWGPAGVRANVICPGLIRTKFSQALWQDKQVLRRTLAEQPIRRIGVPEDVAGLALFLASDAAAYCTGGVHMADGGYLT from the coding sequence ATGACTGATCGATTCAGATTGGACGGCCGCGTCGCCGTCGTCACCGGCGCCAGCAAGGGGATCGGTGAGGCGATCGCGCGCGCGCTGGCCGAGGCGGGCGCGCGCGTCGTGGTGAGTAGCCGCAAGCAGGAGGCGGTGGACGCGGTCGCGCACGCGATCGGGCAGGCGGGCGGCGAGGCGATGGCGGTCGCCTGCAACGTCGGCCGCATCGACGAGGCGCGCGCCCTGGTCGACCGCACGATCGCCGAGTGGGGCGGCGTCGACGTCGTCGTGAACAACGCGGCGGTGAACCCCGTCTACGGCCCCGTGCTGGAGCAGGACGACGCCGTGTTCGACAAGATCCTGGCGGTGAACGTGAAGGGGCCGCTCGAGGTCTGCCGCCGCGCGTACGCGAGCATGGCCGCACGCGGGCACGGCAGCGTGATCAACGTCTCCAGCATCGGCGGCGTGTCGCCGGAGCCGGGCCTCGGCCTCTACAGCGTGAGCAAGGCGGCGCTGATCTCGCTCACCAAGGTCATGGCGCAGGAGTGGGGACCGGCCGGCGTCCGCGCGAACGTGATCTGCCCGGGGCTCATCAGGACGAAGTTCTCGCAGGCGCTCTGGCAGGACAAGCAGGTGCTGCGGCGCACGCTGGCCGAGCAGCCGATCCGGCGCATCGGCGTGCCGGAGGACGTCGCGGGGCTGGCGCTCTTCCTCGCCTCCGACGCGGCCGCCTACTGCACGGGCGGCGTGCACATGGCGGACGGCGGGTACCTGACGTGA
- a CDS encoding aspartate aminotransferase family protein: MATAVSPSVVPDTAATPSTEGALLGTYKRAPMRIVRGEGVTLYDEDGRAYLDLASGIAVNALGYGDAGIARAVQESLDTGLVHVSNLFRTEPGERLAQWMVDHSFAARAFFCNSGAEANEGAFKFARRWARTLVPAGAEEAPGPFGTCPKHEIISLRGAFHGRTMGVLAATDRAQYRAPFRPLAGGISIAERDIKELDATLDAERVCAVIVEPVQGEGGVRVVDHGLLRELRAMTAERRIALVFDEIQCGLGRLGTLFAYETTGVVPDMITLAKPLAGGLPMGAVLVNADIAAAVQPGDHGTTFGGGPLVANVALHVCERLGDPALLAHVREVGAWFGDALRAMAARTGRVRAVRGAGLMWGVDTHEPAGQIVARARDAGLLILTAGDHTLRLLPPLVISRDDLARGLETIERIITEGPQS, encoded by the coding sequence ATGGCCACCGCCGTCTCCCCGTCCGTCGTGCCCGACACCGCCGCCACGCCCTCCACCGAGGGCGCGCTGCTCGGCACCTACAAGCGCGCGCCGATGCGCATCGTGCGCGGCGAGGGCGTCACGCTGTACGACGAGGACGGTCGCGCGTACCTCGACCTGGCGAGCGGCATCGCCGTCAACGCCCTGGGCTACGGCGACGCGGGCATCGCGCGCGCCGTACAGGAGTCGCTCGACACGGGGCTCGTCCACGTGTCGAACCTCTTCCGCACCGAGCCCGGCGAGCGTCTCGCGCAGTGGATGGTCGACCACTCCTTCGCCGCGCGCGCGTTCTTCTGCAACTCGGGCGCGGAGGCCAACGAGGGCGCGTTCAAGTTCGCGCGCCGCTGGGCGCGCACCCTGGTGCCGGCCGGCGCCGAGGAGGCGCCGGGTCCGTTCGGCACCTGCCCGAAGCACGAGATCATCTCGCTGCGCGGCGCGTTCCACGGCCGCACGATGGGCGTGCTCGCGGCGACCGACCGCGCGCAGTACCGTGCGCCCTTCCGCCCGCTCGCCGGCGGCATCTCGATCGCGGAGCGGGACATCAAGGAGCTGGACGCGACGCTGGACGCGGAGCGCGTGTGCGCCGTGATCGTCGAGCCGGTGCAGGGCGAGGGCGGCGTGCGCGTCGTCGACCACGGCCTGCTGCGCGAGCTGCGCGCGATGACGGCCGAGCGCCGCATCGCGCTCGTGTTCGACGAGATCCAGTGCGGGCTGGGGCGCCTCGGGACGCTGTTCGCGTACGAGACGACCGGCGTCGTGCCCGACATGATCACGCTCGCCAAGCCGCTCGCCGGCGGCCTGCCGATGGGCGCGGTGCTCGTGAACGCGGACATCGCGGCCGCCGTCCAGCCGGGCGACCACGGCACGACGTTCGGCGGCGGCCCGCTGGTCGCGAACGTCGCGCTGCACGTCTGCGAGCGCCTGGGCGATCCGGCGCTGCTGGCGCACGTGCGCGAGGTGGGCGCGTGGTTCGGCGACGCGCTGCGCGCGATGGCCGCGCGCACGGGCAGGGTGCGCGCGGTGCGCGGCGCGGGCCTGATGTGGGGCGTCGACACGCACGAGCCGGCGGGGCAGATCGTGGCGCGCGCGCGCGACGCGGGGCTGCTGATCCTCACCGCCGGCGACCACACGCTGCGCCTGCTGCCGCCGCTCGTGATCTCGCGCGACGACCTCGCGCGCGGCCTCGAGACGATCGAGCGCATCATCACCGAGGGGCCGCAGTCGTGA
- a CDS encoding TetR/AcrR family transcriptional regulator, with amino-acid sequence MSAARREAQRPRDTDLRTAVLDAARTQLVREGYRDLSMRDVANAVGCSVSSIYLYFAGKDELVHTLMDEGFERWYRRQVELTEQGGTPEARLEAVCRAYVEFGLANPEFYEIMFMFHSDRMARYPKDLFRRARRNLELMADLVRAYAPDTVPTDDDARIRATALWATLHGIVSTIISDRLDRGIDRTRYVEGTIRYALAGVRHAAPETSTRS; translated from the coding sequence ATGTCCGCCGCCCGCCGCGAGGCCCAGCGCCCGCGCGACACCGACCTCCGCACCGCGGTCCTCGACGCCGCGCGCACGCAGCTCGTGCGCGAGGGGTATCGCGACCTGAGCATGCGCGACGTCGCCAACGCGGTCGGGTGCAGCGTCAGCAGCATCTACCTGTACTTCGCGGGCAAGGACGAGCTGGTGCACACCCTCATGGACGAGGGCTTCGAGCGCTGGTACCGCAGGCAGGTGGAGCTGACGGAGCAGGGCGGCACGCCGGAGGCGCGGCTGGAGGCGGTCTGCCGCGCCTACGTGGAGTTCGGGCTCGCCAACCCCGAGTTCTACGAGATCATGTTCATGTTCCATTCGGACCGCATGGCGCGGTACCCGAAGGACCTGTTCCGCCGCGCGCGCCGCAACCTGGAGCTGATGGCCGACCTCGTGCGCGCCTACGCGCCCGACACCGTCCCCACCGACGACGACGCGCGCATCCGCGCGACCGCGCTGTGGGCGACGCTGCACGGCATCGTCTCGACCATCATCAGCGACCGGCTGGACCGCGGCATCGACCGCACGCGGTACGTCGAGGGGACGATTCGATATGCGCTGGCCGGGGTGCGGCACGCTGCTCCCGAGACCTCCACGCGGAGCTGA
- a CDS encoding Uma2 family endonuclease, with protein sequence MAFRIPDGQLPDDAPAEPIGPMSYDAYLRFSESRELRYEYVGGFAYAMSGGTLAHHDIGLNVAVGLRTRTRGTACRAYHQGFRIRTPRGDVYYPDTMVSCGPRPSDDALDLTDPCLVIEVLSPSTARTDLGEKRIAYQEIASLQAYLVIEATWRAVHRHWRDDTGEWQRETISGASGSVPLPCPVGATLTLDEIYEDVQVPNESPRPRRVFEQPETTTAGAS encoded by the coding sequence ATGGCGTTCCGCATCCCTGACGGTCAGCTGCCGGACGACGCGCCGGCCGAGCCCATCGGTCCCATGTCATACGACGCGTATCTCCGCTTCAGCGAGAGCCGGGAGCTGCGATACGAGTACGTGGGTGGATTCGCATATGCGATGTCGGGTGGAACGCTCGCACACCATGACATCGGATTGAACGTCGCCGTCGGGCTGCGCACCCGCACGCGAGGCACGGCCTGCCGAGCGTACCACCAGGGATTCCGGATCAGGACGCCACGCGGCGACGTGTACTATCCCGACACGATGGTCTCGTGCGGACCACGCCCGTCGGATGATGCGCTCGACCTGACCGATCCCTGCCTCGTCATCGAGGTGCTCTCGCCGTCGACCGCGCGCACGGACCTCGGCGAGAAGCGGATCGCCTACCAGGAAATCGCCTCGCTCCAGGCATATCTGGTCATCGAGGCGACGTGGCGCGCCGTCCATCGCCACTGGCGCGACGATACAGGGGAGTGGCAGCGCGAGACGATCAGCGGCGCATCGGGGAGCGTACCCCTTCCCTGCCCCGTCGGCGCGACGCTCACGCTCGACGAGATCTACGAGGACGTGCAGGTGCCGAACGAGTCGCCACGGCCGCGGCGCGTGTTCGAGCAGCCCGAAACGACGACGGCCGGCGCGTCGTGA
- the argB gene encoding acetylglutamate kinase, whose amino-acid sequence MVPPHGTVADAHAALHEVFRGAVVVKLGGRTQGDPALPAALAAVSAATGGRLVVVHGGGDAVSEIQRARGITPEFIGGRRVTTDADVDVIRMALSGLANKQLVSALLAAGVAALGLSGEDGVLLEAAPTADVRMGRVGEPARVNVALLALLVGAGYCPVISPVSASTAARGVALNVNGDDAAAAVAAAVGAAELFFMADVPGVLVDGAPVASLDPAGAAALVRAGTAGGGMAAKLDAAQAALARGVGRVRIGDLAALADPARGTAIVTGAAAPATA is encoded by the coding sequence GTGGTTCCCCCGCACGGCACGGTCGCCGACGCGCACGCCGCCCTGCACGAGGTCTTCCGCGGCGCCGTCGTCGTGAAGCTCGGCGGGCGGACGCAGGGCGACCCTGCCCTGCCCGCCGCGCTGGCCGCCGTGTCGGCCGCCACCGGCGGGCGCCTCGTCGTCGTGCACGGCGGCGGCGACGCGGTGAGCGAGATCCAGCGCGCGCGCGGCATCACGCCCGAGTTCATCGGCGGGCGTCGCGTCACGACCGACGCCGACGTCGACGTCATCCGCATGGCGCTCTCCGGGCTCGCCAACAAGCAGCTCGTCTCCGCGCTCCTGGCCGCCGGCGTCGCCGCGCTCGGCCTCTCGGGCGAGGACGGCGTGCTGCTGGAGGCCGCGCCCACCGCGGACGTGCGCATGGGCCGCGTCGGTGAGCCCGCGCGCGTGAACGTCGCGCTGCTCGCGCTGCTGGTGGGCGCGGGCTACTGCCCCGTGATCAGCCCCGTCTCCGCGAGCACCGCCGCGCGCGGCGTCGCGCTCAACGTCAACGGCGACGACGCCGCGGCCGCGGTGGCCGCCGCCGTCGGCGCCGCGGAGCTGTTCTTCATGGCCGACGTGCCGGGCGTCCTGGTGGACGGCGCTCCCGTCGCCTCGCTCGATCCCGCCGGGGCGGCCGCGCTCGTGCGCGCCGGCACCGCGGGCGGCGGCATGGCCGCCAAGCTCGACGCCGCGCAGGCGGCGCTCGCCCGCGGCGTCGGCCGCGTGCGCATCGGCGATCTCGCCGCGCTGGCCGATCCGGCCCGCGGCACCGCCATCGTCACCGGAGCCGCGGCTCCGGCGACGGCCTGA
- a CDS encoding GNAT family N-acetyltransferase encodes MTPVELVRDGAPSRDEIVVRRARLSDVDGIAALVQEWAAESLLLPRSAGEIVRAIDDFVVATDGRARVLACAALREYSPSLAELTSVAVSRAAHGRGLGRLVVCAVETLARMRGHDAMFAHTLQPAFFAALGYEPAERAWFPEKRARPHTLCVQRTLTADEQPFAAAA; translated from the coding sequence GTGACGCCCGTGGAGCTGGTGCGCGACGGCGCCCCGTCGCGCGACGAGATCGTGGTGCGGCGCGCGCGGCTGTCGGACGTCGACGGCATCGCGGCGCTCGTCCAGGAGTGGGCGGCCGAGTCGCTGCTGCTGCCGCGCAGCGCGGGCGAGATCGTGCGGGCGATCGACGACTTCGTGGTGGCGACGGACGGGCGCGCCCGCGTGCTCGCCTGCGCCGCGCTGCGCGAGTACTCGCCGTCGCTGGCCGAGCTGACGAGCGTCGCCGTGTCGCGCGCCGCGCACGGCCGCGGGCTGGGGCGGCTGGTGGTGTGCGCCGTCGAGACGCTGGCGCGCATGCGCGGCCACGACGCGATGTTCGCGCACACGCTGCAGCCCGCGTTCTTCGCCGCGCTGGGCTACGAGCCGGCGGAGCGCGCGTGGTTCCCCGAGAAGCGCGCGCGCCCGCACACGCTGTGCGTGCAGCGCACGCTGACCGCCGACGAGCAGCCGTTCGCGGCCGCGGCCTGA
- a CDS encoding 3-hydroxyacyl-CoA dehydrogenase: protein MSDGPAYLAAACRAAAEVPELAAARAHVRPVRRVGVIGGGTMGRDIAFVHLLAGHDVALREADAARLDAAVAAVRGHVARRVARGDATEAQGGELLARLTPTLDDAPLADADLIVEAVVEVLDVKREVFARIGALVRPDAILASNTSTLPIAELAAVVSDPSRVVGLHFFSPARVMRLVEVVRAAATSDATAAAALAHVAAIGKVPVLVGDCYGFVSNRLSMAYLAEATALLDEGASPAEVDAALVAFGMPMGPLTMSDMAGVDISHLAQPGLQRAYGARARRSPVVARLYALGRHGQKAGKGWYRYEAGKSGDAARHPDPEFDALLAEQRAARGITPRSIASDEIVARVVYVTANEGARCLEEGIARTPEDVDVVMGLGFGFPAQRGGLMKYVDDVGATRVVAALEAWRARATSEEEAARYEPARWLVARAERAQR, encoded by the coding sequence ATGAGCGACGGTCCCGCATACCTCGCCGCCGCTTGCCGCGCGGCCGCGGAGGTGCCCGAGCTGGCCGCCGCGCGCGCGCACGTGCGCCCGGTGCGGCGCGTCGGCGTCATCGGCGGTGGGACGATGGGGCGCGACATCGCGTTCGTGCACCTGCTCGCGGGCCACGACGTCGCGCTGCGCGAGGCCGACGCGGCGCGTCTGGACGCGGCGGTTGCCGCGGTGCGCGGCCACGTGGCGCGGCGCGTCGCGCGCGGCGACGCGACCGAGGCACAGGGCGGGGAGCTGCTCGCGCGCCTGACGCCCACGCTCGACGACGCGCCGCTCGCCGATGCGGACCTGATCGTCGAGGCGGTGGTGGAGGTGCTCGACGTGAAGCGCGAGGTGTTCGCGCGCATCGGGGCGCTCGTGCGCCCCGACGCGATCCTCGCGTCCAACACCTCGACGCTGCCGATCGCCGAGCTGGCCGCGGTGGTGTCTGATCCGTCGCGCGTGGTGGGGCTGCACTTCTTCAGCCCCGCGCGCGTGATGCGGCTGGTGGAGGTCGTGCGCGCCGCGGCCACCAGCGACGCGACGGCCGCCGCCGCGCTCGCGCACGTGGCGGCGATCGGCAAGGTGCCCGTGCTGGTGGGCGACTGCTACGGCTTCGTGTCCAACCGCCTCAGCATGGCGTACCTCGCGGAGGCGACCGCGCTGCTGGACGAGGGCGCGAGCCCGGCCGAGGTGGACGCCGCACTCGTCGCGTTCGGGATGCCCATGGGCCCCCTGACGATGAGCGACATGGCGGGCGTCGACATCAGCCACCTCGCGCAGCCCGGCCTGCAGCGCGCGTACGGCGCCCGCGCGCGCCGCAGCCCGGTCGTCGCACGCCTCTACGCGCTCGGCCGCCACGGCCAGAAGGCGGGGAAGGGGTGGTACCGCTACGAGGCAGGGAAGAGCGGCGACGCGGCGCGCCACCCCGACCCGGAATTCGACGCGCTGCTGGCCGAGCAGCGTGCGGCGCGCGGCATCACGCCGCGCAGCATCGCATCCGACGAGATCGTCGCGCGCGTCGTCTACGTGACCGCGAACGAGGGCGCGCGCTGCCTGGAGGAAGGCATCGCGCGCACGCCGGAAGACGTCGACGTCGTGATGGGCCTCGGCTTCGGCTTCCCCGCGCAGCGCGGCGGGTTGATGAAGTACGTGGACGACGTGGGTGCGACGCGCGTGGTGGCAGCGCTCGAAGCGTGGCGCGCGCGAGCGACCAGCGAGGAGGAAGCTGCGCGGTACGAACCTGCGCGGTGGCTGGTAGCGCGCGCCGAGCGCGCGCAGCGCTGA
- a CDS encoding ion transporter has product MGTVRPGTTATVVAGRAPAPPSAAQRRVHGLLDGRAEAGDPLDVACYYALLGAIVLAIAVMVLETVPSVATRWSLALGALDVGLGAVFVVEYVARVWSAPVDPRYADGWRGRLRFMRSPLALLDLIAVMALLLPHLTFDLRTARIARIFALLRVGKLGRTARSLAMAQRIFRARRDDLLLAMGAVGSLLLVGSTMVYFAEHDAQPEKFSSIPEALWWGVATITTVGYGDVYPVTTIGKLIGGCLAVFGIASFALPTAILGAAFLEELQRARGVDAHAPCPTCGRPPADDAGSAGST; this is encoded by the coding sequence ATGGGCACCGTGCGACCCGGTACCACCGCGACCGTCGTCGCCGGCCGCGCGCCCGCACCACCGAGCGCCGCGCAGCGCCGCGTGCACGGCCTGCTCGACGGGCGCGCCGAAGCCGGCGACCCGCTCGACGTCGCGTGCTACTACGCGCTGCTCGGCGCCATCGTCCTCGCGATCGCGGTGATGGTCCTCGAGACGGTCCCTTCGGTCGCCACGCGCTGGAGCCTCGCGCTCGGCGCGCTCGACGTGGGGCTCGGCGCCGTGTTCGTCGTCGAGTACGTCGCGCGCGTCTGGTCCGCGCCCGTCGATCCGCGCTACGCGGACGGATGGCGCGGCCGGCTGCGCTTCATGCGCTCGCCGCTCGCGCTGCTCGACCTGATCGCGGTGATGGCGCTGCTGCTGCCGCACCTGACGTTCGACCTGCGCACCGCGCGCATCGCCCGGATCTTCGCGCTGCTGCGCGTCGGCAAGCTGGGACGCACGGCGCGCTCGCTGGCGATGGCGCAGCGCATCTTCCGCGCGCGGCGCGACGACCTGCTGCTGGCGATGGGCGCGGTGGGGTCGCTGCTGCTCGTCGGCTCGACGATGGTGTACTTCGCGGAGCACGACGCGCAGCCGGAGAAGTTCAGCAGCATCCCCGAGGCACTGTGGTGGGGCGTGGCGACCATCACCACGGTCGGCTACGGCGACGTGTATCCGGTCACGACGATCGGGAAGCTGATCGGCGGATGCCTCGCGGTGTTCGGCATCGCCAGCTTCGCGCTGCCGACGGCGATCCTCGGCGCCGCGTTCCTGGAGGAGCTGCAGCGCGCGCGCGGCGTGGACGCGCATGCGCCCTGTCCCACGTGCGGAAGGCCGCCGGCGGACGACGCGGGGAGTGCCGGCTCGACGTGA
- a CDS encoding TldD/PmbA family protein, with product MSAFHDAGAPRSLFTDANASSNSAPARYLSRADCEAIARKVLSYSTADEARVTISSGVSGNTRFAVNQVSTAGDTYDAVVTMRSVFGKRAASATTNKLDDASLRAVVQRAEALARLAPEDPEALPELGPQQYRATEAGWSEATATLDPAGRANAVKAVTEPSRGANLTSTGYLETNAGAFAIANSKGLFAYRRQTSSSMTTTVRTPDGTGSGWAGASHHDWTKIDAGALGARAIDKAKRSVNPVAIEPGRYTVVLEPTAVANLVQLIAGSLGARNADEGRSFFSKPGGGTKIGMKVVDERVTLSSDPFDPETPGAPFTFDGTPVGANTWIDKGVVKNLAYDRYWAQKQGVAPSSVSGLRMSGGTATLEEMIASTQRGLLVTRLWYIRGVDPRTILFTGLTRDGTFLIENGKITRAVKNLRWNESPIFMLNNLEMMGVPVRVSASEDGSPGQAIVVPPVKARDFNFTSLSDAV from the coding sequence GTGAGCGCCTTCCACGATGCCGGCGCGCCGCGCTCGCTGTTCACCGACGCGAACGCGAGTAGCAACTCGGCGCCCGCCCGCTACCTCTCCCGCGCCGACTGCGAGGCGATCGCGAGGAAGGTGCTGTCGTACTCGACGGCCGACGAGGCGCGCGTCACCATCAGCAGCGGCGTCTCGGGCAACACGCGCTTCGCCGTGAACCAGGTCTCGACCGCCGGCGACACGTACGACGCGGTGGTGACGATGCGCTCCGTGTTCGGGAAGCGCGCCGCCAGCGCGACGACGAACAAGCTCGACGACGCGTCGCTGCGCGCGGTGGTGCAGCGCGCGGAGGCGCTCGCGCGGCTGGCGCCCGAGGATCCGGAGGCGCTGCCCGAGCTCGGGCCGCAGCAGTACCGCGCCACGGAGGCCGGATGGAGCGAGGCCACGGCGACGCTCGATCCCGCGGGCCGCGCCAACGCGGTGAAGGCGGTGACGGAGCCGTCGCGCGGCGCGAACCTGACGTCCACGGGCTACCTCGAGACCAACGCGGGCGCGTTCGCGATCGCCAACAGCAAGGGGCTGTTCGCGTACCGCCGCCAGACGTCGTCGTCGATGACGACCACGGTGCGCACGCCCGACGGCACGGGCTCGGGCTGGGCCGGCGCGTCGCACCACGACTGGACGAAGATCGACGCGGGCGCTCTCGGCGCGCGCGCGATCGACAAGGCGAAGCGCTCGGTGAACCCGGTGGCGATCGAGCCGGGACGCTACACGGTCGTGCTGGAGCCGACGGCCGTCGCCAACCTCGTGCAGCTCATCGCCGGCTCGCTCGGCGCCCGCAACGCGGACGAGGGCCGCTCGTTCTTCTCGAAGCCGGGCGGCGGCACGAAGATCGGCATGAAGGTGGTGGACGAGCGCGTGACGCTGTCGTCCGACCCGTTCGATCCGGAGACGCCGGGCGCGCCGTTCACCTTCGACGGCACGCCGGTGGGCGCCAACACGTGGATCGACAAGGGCGTGGTGAAGAACCTGGCCTACGACCGCTACTGGGCGCAGAAGCAGGGCGTGGCGCCGAGCAGCGTGAGCGGGCTGCGCATGAGCGGCGGCACGGCGACGCTGGAGGAGATGATCGCCAGCACGCAGCGCGGGCTGCTGGTGACGCGCCTCTGGTACATCCGCGGCGTCGATCCGCGGACGATCCTGTTCACGGGGCTGACGCGCGACGGCACGTTCCTGATCGAGAACGGCAAGATCACGCGCGCGGTGAAGAACCTGCGCTGGAACGAGTCGCCGATCTTCATGCTGAACAACCTGGAGATGATGGGCGTGCCGGTGCGCGTGAGCGCGAGCGAGGACGGGAGCCCGGGGCAGGCGATCGTGGTGCCGCCGGTCAAGGCACGCGACTTCAACTTCACGTCGCTGTCGGACGCGGTCTGA
- a CDS encoding TldD/PmbA family protein: MPLNRRDFLLGTTAAAAAAALGARSASALPTGPLPSPGDPAIRALAMRALDAAKSGGAEYADVRIAQNRTQFVATRERRVQGLADGETFGAGVRALVGGAWGFAATSDLSPDGIAAAARQAVAQAKANRAAQVRPHQLAPVTPTPNGEWKSPIKVDPFEVPVADKVALLLAANEAALKVKGVRFVTSGMNFLREEKTFASTDGTYTVQTLYRTTPNMNITAVAADNSDFQSRQSTEVAPMGRGYEHVTESDFVGNAPKWAGEAAEKLAAKPVEVGRYDLILNPSNLFLTIHESVAHPTELDRVLGFEANYAGTSFVTPPEKVLGQLKYGSPLMNIQADRNQVGSLAACGWDDEGVQPETYMIIKDGVVVDYQTTREQAPYLDWWYRKSGKTMRSHGNSYAQSWADVQFQRMPNVSLLPGEKDYVWEDLISATDRGIAIVGNGSFSIDQQRYNGQFAGQLFYEIKGGKVVGMLKDVAYQFRTPEFWGSLDMIGGKRSYWLGGANNDGKGQPSQSNAVSHGCVPSRFRNVNVINTGRTA; this comes from the coding sequence GTGCCCCTCAATCGTCGCGACTTCCTCCTCGGAACGACGGCCGCCGCCGCGGCCGCCGCGCTCGGCGCCCGCAGCGCCAGCGCGCTTCCGACGGGTCCCCTCCCCTCCCCGGGCGATCCCGCCATCCGCGCCCTCGCCATGCGCGCGCTCGACGCGGCCAAGTCGGGCGGCGCCGAGTACGCCGACGTGCGCATCGCGCAGAACCGCACGCAGTTCGTCGCCACGCGCGAGCGCCGCGTGCAGGGCCTCGCCGACGGCGAGACGTTCGGCGCCGGCGTGCGCGCCCTCGTCGGCGGCGCGTGGGGCTTCGCGGCCACCAGCGACCTGTCGCCCGACGGCATCGCCGCCGCCGCGCGCCAGGCCGTCGCGCAGGCCAAGGCCAACCGCGCCGCGCAGGTGCGCCCGCACCAGCTCGCGCCCGTGACGCCGACGCCCAACGGCGAGTGGAAGAGCCCCATCAAGGTCGACCCGTTCGAGGTGCCGGTGGCCGACAAGGTCGCGCTGCTGCTGGCCGCCAACGAGGCCGCGCTGAAGGTGAAGGGCGTCCGCTTCGTCACGTCGGGGATGAACTTCCTGCGCGAGGAGAAGACGTTCGCGTCCACCGACGGGACGTACACCGTGCAGACGCTCTACCGCACGACGCCGAACATGAACATCACGGCCGTCGCGGCGGACAACTCCGACTTCCAGTCGCGGCAGAGCACCGAGGTCGCGCCGATGGGGCGCGGCTACGAGCACGTGACCGAGTCGGACTTCGTCGGCAACGCGCCCAAGTGGGCGGGCGAGGCGGCGGAGAAGCTCGCGGCCAAGCCGGTGGAGGTCGGGCGCTACGACCTGATCCTCAACCCCAGCAACCTGTTCCTCACGATCCACGAGAGCGTCGCGCACCCCACGGAGCTCGACCGCGTGCTCGGCTTCGAGGCGAACTACGCGGGCACCAGCTTCGTCACGCCGCCGGAGAAGGTGCTCGGGCAGCTGAAGTACGGATCGCCGCTGATGAACATCCAGGCCGACCGCAACCAGGTCGGCTCGCTGGCCGCGTGCGGCTGGGACGACGAGGGCGTGCAGCCCGAGACGTACATGATCATCAAGGACGGCGTCGTGGTGGACTACCAGACGACGCGCGAGCAGGCGCCATACCTCGACTGGTGGTACAGGAAGAGCGGCAAGACGATGCGCTCGCACGGCAACTCGTACGCGCAGTCGTGGGCCGACGTGCAGTTCCAGCGCATGCCGAACGTGTCGCTGCTGCCGGGCGAGAAGGACTACGTCTGGGAGGACCTCATCAGCGCCACCGACCGCGGCATCGCGATCGTCGGCAACGGCTCGTTCTCGATCGACCAGCAGCGCTACAACGGCCAGTTCGCCGGGCAGCTGTTCTACGAGATCAAGGGCGGCAAGGTCGTGGGCATGCTGAAGGACGTCGCCTACCAGTTCCGCACGCCCGAGTTCTGGGGCTCGCTCGACATGATCGGCGGGAAGCGCAGCTACTGGCTGGGCGGCGCGAACAACGACGGCAAGGGCCAGCCGTCGCAGAGCAACGCGGTGAGCCACGGGTGCGTCCCGTCGCGCTTCCGCAACGTCAACGTCATCAACACCGGACGGACCGCGTGA